GCTGCAGCCCGTAGGGCTCTTTCACCTGTTCCTCGAACGACATTCCGGCCGGCTGGTCGTAGGAATCCATGCCGATGACGTCGACCGTGTCGTCCCCCGGATAGCATTTCGTCCAGGGCACGGCGTCCTGGCCACGGCTCGGCGTGAAATCGAACTGAAATTTCTGGCCCGGCACGGAACGCATGGTGGTGACGATCCTGTTCCAGTACTTCTTCCAGGCCTCCGGGTCCGGCCCACAGCGATGGGTGTACGTGGTGCCGTTCATTTCCCAGCCGAGCACGATGACCGTGTCCGGCACCTTCAACTCCACCAGCCGTTCGGCGAGGACCCGGAAGTGGTGATCGAATTCCCCGGCCGCGCCCTGCCGCAGCAGCTGCCTGACCTCCCGGTCGGAGACACCCTCCTCGTTGCGCTCCTGCATGGGGACGTTGAGGACCAGCATCCGGTCGGCCTTCTTGTTGCGCCAGTGCGCCCACACGTCCAGGAAGCCGGGGGCGCCCTCGATGTCGCGCCAGCGGTGTCCCGGCAGATAGGTGTGGCCGACGCGGAGCTCCGTACCGCCCAGCCAGTGGCTGAACAGCGGCATCCGGGCCACGCCACGGGCGTCGGACTTGAGGAAGACACCGAAGGCCGGGATCTCCTCACCCACCGACGGGGTGGTGACCGGGGCCGGCGCCGGAGGCTGGGTGACGGCCACGGGTGCGGCGGCCGAGGGCGTGGCCCCGGGGGCCGCCGGGGTCGGCGCCGGAGCCCGGGGTTCGGCGGCTTGCGCCGCCCCCACCCCCGTCACGGTGCCGGACACCAGGGCGGCCGACGCGGCGACCGCTGCCGCGCCCCAGGCCAGCCGGCGGACCCCCGCCCGCTTGTGCTGTGGGTCCATGCCTGCTCCTTTCTTCGCTCTCGTCCGGACCACTGCCGCGATTTTCATTATTGACGGGCAGTCATATGAAGTCAGTCACAGAAAAGCCAGGAGCGCTACCGTCGTTGCGGCTTTCGAGTGCTGGGCTCGCCCGTGCGGGTGAGCCGATCGAAAGGAAAGAGAGAATTCGTGTCGCTGCTTGACATCCGCGTCCCCGCTGTTGTGCTGCGGATCGACCGGAATCCTTTTCACCACGGAACGCTGGGGGCCGTGCGTTCGCTCGGCAGGGCGGGAGTGGAGGTACACGTCGTCGCGGATACCGCGGAAAGCCCCGTCGGCGCATCGCGTTACGTACGTCAAATGCATCCCCCGCCGCTCCCGGAAGCGTCCCCGGAAGACATTCTTGCCGTGCTGCGCCGCGTGGCCGACCGGATCGCGCGGCCCGCCGTCCTGGTCCCGATGGACGACGCGAGCGCGATCGCCGTGGGCCGGATGCGGGACGAGCTCACGCCCTCCTACCTTCTGCCCGCTATGCCGAGCACCCTGGCCGAGCGCGTCGCCGACAAGGCGGAACTGGCCGCCGTGTGCGCGTCCGCCGACGTCCCGCACCCCGAGACGCTGATCCCGGACAGTCCGGCTGAGGTCGCGGTCGCCATGCGGCGGCTCGGGCTGCCGGTGGTGGCGAAGTGGAGCCGTCCCTGGCTGCTGCCGGCCGGCAGCGGGCTGCGCAGCACGGTGCTGGTGCGGTCCGTACGGCAGGCCCGGGAGCTGTTCCTGCGCACCGGGGAAGCGGGCAGCCGGCTGCTGCTCCAGGCGTACCTGTCACCGGGGCCGGACCGGGACTGGTTCTTCCACGGCTACGCCGACCACTCGGGCAGCGTGCGCGCGGGCGGGCCGGGCCGTAAGCAGCTGGCCTGGCCGCGGGTGGCGGGGCTGACCGCGGTGGGCTGTTGGACGCCCAACGCCCAGGTGCAGGCGCTGGCCGAGCGTCTCACCGGCGAGCTGGGCTACCGGGGCATCTTCGACCTCGACTTCCGCCGCTGCGGCGCGACGGGCCGCTACCACCTGCTCGACTTCAACCCGCGCGCCGGCGCCCAGTTCCGGCTCTTCGCGGACAGCGCGGGCCTGGACGTCGTACGGGCCCTGCACCTGGATCTGACGGGCCGTTCACTGCCGGCCGGGATCCCGATGGCCGGGCGGACGTTCGTGGTGGAGAACTACGCGCCGCTGGCGGCGCTGCGTGCGGCGCCGGGTGGGCGCGAGCTGGCCTGGTGCGCCGCGGACGACCGCTCCCCCACGCGGGTCATGTGGGCCCAGTGGTGCCGGCACGCGTCCCGCCGGCTGCGTGAACGGCTGGGCGCGACGGTGGCGCCGACGCCCCGGCTGATCCCCCGGGCAGCCTCGCCCTCCCTGACCGACAACGAGAAAGCGAGCAGTTGATGGTGTACGACCTTCTTGTGGTGGGCGCAGGCCCTTACGGTCTGTCGATCGCGTCCCACGCCGCGGCCGCCGGGCTGAACCTGCGCGTGTTCGGCCGGCCCATGGCGTCCTGGCGGGACAACATGCCCCGCGGCATGTTCCTGAAGTCGGAACCGTGGGCGTCCAACCTCTCCGACCCGGCCGGGCAGTGGCGACTGGACGTCTACTGTGCGGAGCACGACCTGACGGCACGTCATGCGAAGCCGATTCCGGTCGAGGCGTTCGCGGAGTACGGCCTGTGGTTCGCGCGCAACGCCGTGCCGGGGGTGGACGAGCGCACGGTGATCCGGGTGGCGGCCGGGCCGGGCGGTTTCACGGCGGTCACCGAGGACGGGGAGGAGGTACAGGCGCGGACGGTGGCCCTGGCGGTCGGTGTGATGCCGTTCGTCGAGGTACCGCAGGCACTGCGGGGACTGCACCCCGCGCTGGTGACGCACAGCAGCCACCACAGCGACCTCGACCGCTTCCGCGACAAGGACGTCACGGTGATCGGTGGCGGGCAGGCGGCCCTGGAGACGGCGGCGCTGCTCGCCGAACAGGGCACGCGTGTCCGTGTGCTGGCGCGGGCTGAACAGCTGCGGTGGAACGATGTGCCGCCGCCCTGGGAGCGCCCCTGGTACCAGTCGGCCCGCTCTCCTCACAGCGGCCTCGGCCCCGGCTGGCGGAACTGGTTCTACTCGGAGCGCCCGAACCTCTTCCGGCGGCTGCCGGAGCCGACCCGGGCGCGCATCGCGACCACGGCGCTGGGGCCGGCGGGTGCGTGGTGGGTGCGGGACCGGGTGGAGGGCGTGGTGGAGCTGCTGCCGGGCCATGAGGTCACTGCGGCGTGCGCGGTGCCGGGCGGGGTACGGCTGGACACGGCGAGCCGCGCGGGTGCCCTGCGCAGCCTGGAGACCGAACACGTCATCGCCGCCACAGGGTTCCGGGCGCGTTGCGACCGGCTCGGACTGCTCTCCCCTGAGTTGCGCGGAACGCTGGCGGCACTGCCGGACGGCTCCCCGGAGGTCGGGCGCAGCTTCGAGTCCTCCTACCCCGGCCTGTTCCTCGCGGGCCTGGTGACGGCCTCGGGCTTCGGCCCGGCCATGCGCTTCGTGCAGGGCGCGTCCTTCACGGCGTCGACACTCGTCCGGGGAGTACGCCGCCGGCTCGGGGCGTTGCCGGTGGGCGGGATCGTCCCCGCTCCGGTGGACAGCAGCCGGAGCGAGTCGCCGTCGCCGGTACACGGCTGACGGGGAACCGCGCGGTGGCCCACGGGCCGCTGACGGCCACAGCGTCGTCGGCGGCCCGTCCTTGCTGCCGAACGGCGTCGAGCAGGCACGTGTGCCGGGACGGCCGACACCCCCCGGACCTCGGTCGACGGGGGGTGCGGTGGTGCTGTCCCAGCTAGCGGGACAAGGTGGTGCGGCCGCGGCGGTACATCATCACTCCGCCCGCGATCAGGACGGCACTGGCGGCCGACGCCGCCGCCAGTGCCTCGCTGCCGGTCTCGGCCAGCTGGGGCAGCGTGCCGTCCTCCTTCTCGGCTTCTACGGTGATGGACGAGTCCTCGCCGTCCCGAGGCGTGGAACGCGGCGCCTTGCTGTCGTGCGGGACGGAACCGTCCTTGGCCGGGGGCGTCCGCTCCTCGTCCGTCGACGGGGTGTCGTCGTCGCCGTAGCCGCCGTCGTACGAGTCGTTCTCGCAGCTGTTGTCGAGCGCGTCGTTGAACAGCGCGCCCCCGTCGACGCTGTTGCCGCAAGCGTTCACGGGCACGTCGAGCGGCACCTGCACGTTGTTCCCGGACAGCACACCGGGGGAACCCTTCACGACCGCTGACGCGTCCGCGCCCGCGTCGTGGTCCTTCGACTTGTGCGAGGTGTTGATGCAGGAGTTGCCGAACGCCGTGTTGAGCGCCGCGAGCACGTTGACGGTGTTGCCGCACAGGTTGACCGGCACGTCGACCGGCACCTGCACGCTGTTCCCGGACAGCACACCAGGGGAATCCTTCGCCACTCCCGACGCGTCGGAGTCAGCGAGGGCGGGGCTGCCGTACAGGGACAGAATCCCCGTGGCGGCGGCCGCCGCGAACGCTCCCTTACTCAGGGTCTGTCGCATTGCAGTTGTCCTCCTGCTTGAAAGAATTGGGGCAGTCGGCCTCGGAGCGGAGAGCCACATCCATGGCCGGCGGTGTGGCGGCATGTACAGGTCGCAGCGCTGAACAGGAATCAGGCGTGCCGAATGCCGGCTCGCGGCACAGGGGCCGTCACCGGCACATCAATGGCAGAAGCGGCGGCCGCCGCAGCGATCATTGCCTCCTTGAGCACTGCGCGTTCCTTTCTCGTGGCGCCGCATGCTCTACTGCCACATCAACCGGGTGCAGGAGAATTGGTTCCGCAGGTTCACCCGGTTGGCCCGCGTCCCCTCCCGAAGGGCCGGGCCGGTGTTCAATCCCGCTGCCGGTCCGCCCGTTCGATGGCCTGGGCGAGTTCGCGCACTGCCCTGTCCTCCGTGGTGTCGGACAACGCGCGGGCGTGATCGGCGAGTCCGGACAAGCCGGCCGGGGCTCCTGGGAGGCGGTCAAAGCGGTCGTCTCGCGACCGGAGGGCGTCGGCGAAGTAGGCCGCCACCGCGGTGACCTGGAAACGGCTGGGGGCGGCGCGCAGGGAGTCGTGGAGGGCGTCGGCCTCCAGGTCGCCGGTCTCCTCGTGCGGGTCGCGGGTGCCGGGGTCGAGCCAGCGGACGGTGGCGGTGGCGAGATGGCCCTCGGCGCCGGGCTCGGTGCGCACCGCGTACAGGGCGGTGACGGTGTGGCCGGGGCCGACCTCGCCGCCGTCGACGCGGTCGTCACGGAAGTCCTCGTCGGCGACGCGGCGGTTGTCGTACCCGACGAGGTGGAACTCCTCGACCGTCTCGGGGTCGAAGGCGACCTGGGCCTTGGCGTCGCGGGCGGTGAGGTCGACGTTGCGCGGGAGTTGCTCGGAGAAGACCTTGCGGGCCTCGTCGGAGTCGGACACGTAGACGGTGTGGCCGTCGCCCTTGTCGGCGAGGTTCTCCATGAGGGCGTCGCCGTAGTCGCTGCCGACTCCGACGCCGAAGAGGGTGATGCCGTGCTCGCGGCGTTCGCCGGCGATGCGCTCCAGGATGGTGTCCGCGTCGGTGTCGCCGGTGTTGGCGAGGGCGTCGGAGACGAGGACGACCCGGTTGGTCGCGCCCTCGCGCAGGCCTTCCACGGCCGTCTCGTAGCCGGTCTCGACGCCCGCGCCGAGGTTGGTGGAGTCCTGGGTGTCCAGGTCGGAGATGGCGTCCTGGACCTCGTCGCGGTTGCCGTCGAGGCGGGTCATGGGCAGGACGGTCTCGGCCTCGTCGCTGAAGGTGACGAGCGCGACCGAGTCGTCGTCGCGCAGCCGGTCCGTCATCACGGCGAGGGACTCCTGGGCGAGGTCCAGGCGGCCCGGTTCGGCCATGGAGCCCGAGACGTCGATGACGAAGGTGAGGGCGGCGGGCGGGCGTTCGCCGGCGCGTTCCGTGGTGCGGGTGGCGAGCCCGACGCGGACCAGGGACCAGTCCTCGTCGTCGGTGCGGGCGCCGTCGACGGTGACCGAGAAGCCGTCGCCGTCGGGGCGTTCGTAGTCCTGGCGGAAGCTGTTGACGAACTCCTCGGGGCGGACCGTCGACGGGTCGGGCAGCCGGCCGTCGGCCAGGGCGCGGCGGGCGTAGTCGTAGGAGGCGGTGTCGACGTCGAGGGCGAAGGTGGAGAGGTGGTCGGGGTCTTCCCGGCGGTCGTACCGTTCGTCGGCGTCCTGGCCCTGGGCGGGTGCGGGCCGGCCCCCGCCGGGGTCGTGGCGGTCGGCGGCCTTGCTGTCCGCGCCGGTGTCGGCGCTCCCGCCGCACGCGGTGAGCAGCAGGCCGCTCGCGGCCGTGAGGGCGAGCAGCGCTGTTCGTGTCCGGAACCGCTTCATGGTCCGTACCCCCTGCATCCGTTGGCGTCGGCTTCTTGCGACTGTGACGGCGCAGGGGGCCCGAACGTGCGGTACGGGGCGTTGCGGAAGCGTCTCGAAGCGGCTACGGGGGCGGGCTTTCGAGACCGGTGGGTGATCCTCCGTTGACCCGTCCGTTGGCTTGTCCGTCGGACTAGGAGACGACGTCCTTGCGGGCGAAACCGCGGAAGGCCAGGGCGAACAGCACGAGCGCGTACGTTACGGAGATCGACGTGCCCTGGATCATGTCCGACCACTCCAGCTGAGGCCGGACGGCGTCGAGCCAGGCGTACTGCCAGTGCGCGGGCAGGAAGTGGCGCCAGTCGCCGAGGGCCGTCACCTCGTCCAGGACGCTGCCGATGATGGTGAGGAACACCGCGCCGCCGACCGCGCCGAGCGGGGCGTCCGTCCGGGTCGAGAGCCAGAACGCGAGCGCGGCGGTGACCAGTTGGGACACCATGATGTACACGACCACGATGAGCAGGCGCTGGGCGGCCGTGCCGGTGGGCAGGGTGCCGCCGGTGGGCAGCTGGAGCGGGCCCCAGCCGTAGGCGGCCGTGCCCACGACGAGGGCGACGATCGGGAGCAGGACCATCGCGGCCAGGCTCAGGCTGAGTCCGACGGCGAGCTTGGACCACAGCAGCCGGGCGCGGGGCACGGGGGCCGCGAGCAGGTAGCGCAGGGAGGACCAGCTGGCCTCCGAGGCGACGGTGTCGCCGCAGAACAGGGCGACGGGGATGACTAGCAGGAAGCCGGCGGCCGAGAAGAGGTTGACCGCGGCGAAGTTCGCCCCGGATGCCGTCGCCGTGTCCATCAGGTTGACGCGGTTGTTGTTGCCGCCCGGGTCGCCGCCGACCTGGAAGGCGATGAGCAGGATGATCGGCAGGGCGAACAGGACGCCGCCCATGACCATCGTGCGGCGCCGCTTCAGCTGCCGGACCAGCTCGACGCGGAAGGGCAGGGTGCGGCCCGCGCGGTAGCCGTCGGCGACCTCGACGGGCGGCTCGGCGAGCGTGCTCATGCTTCGGCTCCGATCAGGGTGAGGAAGGCGTCCTCCAGGCGGCGGTGGGGTCCGACCGAGGCCACCGCCACGTCCAGCCGTACGAGGTCGGCGACCAGGCGCTGCGGGGTGCCGTCGGCGTCGAGCTGGACGAGGAGGCCCTCGTCGGTGCGCACGGCCGAGACGACGCCCGGCAGGGCGGTGACCTTCTCCACGACGGGCTCGTCCACGGGCGTGGCCGTGCCCACCAGGAGCGTGTCGCCCGAGCCGACGATGTCCTCGACCGGGCCCGCCTTGACGAGCCGGCCGTGGTCCATCACCACGAGGTGGGTGCAGGTCTGCTCGACCTCCGCGAGGAGGTGGCTGGAGACGATGACCGTGCGGCCGGCGGCGGCGTAGCGGATCATCACCTCGCGCATCTCGCGGATCTGGGGCGGGTCGAGGCCGTTGGTCGGTTCGTCGAGGATGAGCAGGTCCGGCAGGCCGAGCATGGCCTGGGCGATGGCGAGGCGCTGGCGCATGCCCTGGGAGTAGGTGCGCACCGCGCGGGCGAGCGCGTCGCCCAGTCCCGCGATCTCCAGGGCCTCCTCCAGGTGCGCGTCCTCGGCCGGGCGGCCGGTGGCGCGCCAGTACAGCTCCAGGTTCTCGCGGCCGGACAGGTGCGGCAGGAAGCCCGCGCCCTCGACGAAGGCGCCGACCCGGGAGAGGACCGGGGCGCCGGGGCCGATGGCGTGGCCGAAGACGCGGATCTCGCCGTCGTCGGGCTTGATCAGGCCCATCAGCATGCGCAGGGTGGTCGTCTTGCCCGCCCCGTTGGGGCCGAGGAGGCCCAGGACCTGGCCCTTGTCCACGCGGAAGGAGAGGTCCTTGACGGCGTACCGGTCCGACGCCTTCGCGTAGCGCTTGGTCAGATCGGTGATCTGGAGGGGTACCCCGGCGAGTTCGGGGTCCGGCGGGGCGGGGGCGGCCGTGCGGCGGCGTCCGGTGATGATCAGTGCCAGGGCGATGCCGGCGCCCGCGAGCGGCAGCCACCACACCCACGCGGGCAGCCCTGCCCGGGTGGCGCGCTGGCCCAGGGCGGAGGGGACCGACAGGTCGCCCTTGAGGGAGGCGGTGTACGTCGCCGGGGCCGTCGGGGAGGCGTAGCCGAGGTCCGTCGAGGCGAGGACCAGACGCAGCCGGTGGCCGTCGTCGATCTCGTGGTCGATCGCCGGGAGCGTGATGCGGACGTCCTTGCCGACCTTGGCGCCCTCGACCCTGATGGGCGTGACGAGCTGTGAGGGCAGGACCGGCTGGGTGCCGCCGGGGCCGACGTCGTAGAGCTTGGCGAAGAGCACGGCGTCGTCGCTGGTGGACTTCACATGGACGGTGGCGGTGGGCGAACCGGTGATCTGCAGGTCCTCGCGCTGCGGCGCCGACTCGAACGCGGCGAACTGGCCGGGGAAGTCCAGCGAGATGCCGATGCCGAGCGTGGAGAGCTGGCTGAGGCCGCCGGCGCCGCCGAGGCCGGGCAGGGCGGAGACACCGGGCGGGCTGGCGCCGGGCGGGTTGTCGAAGGTCTGCTCGCGGCCGGCCAGGGCGATGGAGCGCTGCTCGCTCTCCAGGCCGGGGTAGCGGTCCGAGGTCACTCCGGTCAGGCGGGGTTCGCCGTCGCCGGAGCCCATGCCGAGGGTGCGGGTCACGCGGAAGGCGGGGCCGGTGTCGGCGCCCTTGTCGTCCTTCAGGTAGCGGTCGAACCAGGACGTCACACGGCCCTGGACGCGGCCGGCCTCCATGTCGCCGCCGTCGTGGCCGCCGGCGATCCAGTCGACGTCGACGGGGGCGCCGTTGGCCCGGATCGCCTTCGCGGCCTGGTCGGCCTGGCCGAGCGGGAAGAGGGAGTCGGACTGGCCCTGCATCAGCAGCGTCGGCACCTTGATGTTCTTGCCGACGGCGGACGGCGAACGCTCCTCCAACAGCTTGCGCGCCTGGGCGTCCGGTGTGCCCGACTCGGCGACCCGCTCGTACATCCGGCACAGCGCGGGCTCGAACTTCTCGCAGCCGCCGCCGGAGTTGACGAAGATGCCGGCCCAGAGCTTTTTGAACACGCCGTTCGGGAACAGGGCGTCGGCGAGGTTCCAGTAGGTGATCGACGGTGCGATGGCGTCGACACGGGGGTCGTGGCCCGCCGTGAGCAGCGCGATCGCGCCGCCGTAGGAGCCGCCGGCCATGCCGACGCGGGGGTCGCCCTTCTTGTCGAGCTCGACCTGGGGCTGCTTCGCCAGCCAGTCGATGAGCTTGGAGACGTCGGCGACCTCGCCCTCGGGGTCGTTCAGGCCGATCTTCCCGTTCGACTTGCCGAAGCCGCGGGCCGACCAGGTCAGGACCGCGTAGCCGTCCCGGGCAAGGTTCTCGGCCTGCTGCCGTACGTCGTTCTTGCTGCCGCCGAAGCCGTGCCCGAGCAGGACGGCGGGGCGGCGGCGGTCTCCTCCCGAGGTGAAGTACGAGGTGTCGATACGCACCCCGTTCCCCATGTCCTGGACCCGGTCGGAGCGGCGGACCGGGGGCGTCTCGTCGTCGGCGACGGCCGTCCACGTTCCCGCGCCCGCGAGGACGACGACGGCGGCCCCGGCGGCGAGCAGCCTCCGGGGCCCCCGAAGCAGCCCGTTCAGTCCGGGCAGTCGAAGATCCATGCGTCAACGGTACGGGGTGAACCTGTCGAACAGGTGTCGACCGGAGACCGAAGTGCGGGGCCTTCCAGGGGTGTACACGGAGTTTGCGGCGTACTGCGGGTGGTGTACGGCATCGAGCTCGGCGGAGCGGGTGCGTTGCCGGGTGCGGGTGTGTGGGGCTTGTTCGCGCCCACGCGGCGGAGCCGCATATCGATACAGCCCCGCGCCCTGCGAAAAGAAGGCCTCTACGCCTCCGGGATCGAGACCAGCCAGCGTGTCTCCCTGCGGGGTCGCAGATACAGCGCCCAGTACAGGGTGGCCGCTGCCGTGATGCCGCCGGTCCAGAGCAGGTACGCCGGGTCCTGCTGGATCAGGATGTAGAGCAGGACCACGATCAGGAGGAGCGGGGCCGCCGGCCACAGGGGCATGCGCCAGGCCGGGGTGTGCCGGTGGGTTCCCCGGCGGGACAGCAGCGCGGCGATCGCGACCAGGAGGTACATGCCCGTCACCGAGACGCCGGTGACGCCGTAGAGGGTGTCCAGGTTCACGAAGCACAGGGCCGCGCCGGGGACGCCCACGGCGAGGGTGGAGACCCAGGGGGAGCCGAAGCGGCCGAGGCGGGAGAAGAGGGCGTTGACCGGCTCCGGCCACGCCTTGTCGCGGGCCGAGGCGAACAGGACGCGGGAGTTCTGGATGACCATGACGATCCCGGCGTTGATGATCGCGAGGGCCACGCAGAGGCTGACGAACGTACCCACGGCCGAGTTGG
This is a stretch of genomic DNA from Streptomyces hawaiiensis. It encodes these proteins:
- a CDS encoding glycoside hydrolase family 26 protein, translated to MDPQHKRAGVRRLAWGAAAVAASAALVSGTVTGVGAAQAAEPRAPAPTPAAPGATPSAAAPVAVTQPPAPAPVTTPSVGEEIPAFGVFLKSDARGVARMPLFSHWLGGTELRVGHTYLPGHRWRDIEGAPGFLDVWAHWRNKKADRMLVLNVPMQERNEEGVSDREVRQLLRQGAAGEFDHHFRVLAERLVELKVPDTVIVLGWEMNGTTYTHRCGPDPEAWKKYWNRIVTTMRSVPGQKFQFDFTPSRGQDAVPWTKCYPGDDTVDVIGMDSYDQPAGMSFEEQVKEPYGLQHHVDFAKAHGKPISYPEWGLFRNGDNAEYMRSMLAWMEEHRPLYNTLTDYCPHGVWQCAANPKSSHLYRSALFGRSDQATPPLMPTPTPKPTPPGTTPPPADCTPLDLGSWVEEWLGGKLCLRFDWW
- a CDS encoding ATP-grasp domain-containing protein; its protein translation is MSLLDIRVPAVVLRIDRNPFHHGTLGAVRSLGRAGVEVHVVADTAESPVGASRYVRQMHPPPLPEASPEDILAVLRRVADRIARPAVLVPMDDASAIAVGRMRDELTPSYLLPAMPSTLAERVADKAELAAVCASADVPHPETLIPDSPAEVAVAMRRLGLPVVAKWSRPWLLPAGSGLRSTVLVRSVRQARELFLRTGEAGSRLLLQAYLSPGPDRDWFFHGYADHSGSVRAGGPGRKQLAWPRVAGLTAVGCWTPNAQVQALAERLTGELGYRGIFDLDFRRCGATGRYHLLDFNPRAGAQFRLFADSAGLDVVRALHLDLTGRSLPAGIPMAGRTFVVENYAPLAALRAAPGGRELAWCAADDRSPTRVMWAQWCRHASRRLRERLGATVAPTPRLIPRAASPSLTDNEKASS
- a CDS encoding NAD(P)-binding domain-containing protein encodes the protein MVYDLLVVGAGPYGLSIASHAAAAGLNLRVFGRPMASWRDNMPRGMFLKSEPWASNLSDPAGQWRLDVYCAEHDLTARHAKPIPVEAFAEYGLWFARNAVPGVDERTVIRVAAGPGGFTAVTEDGEEVQARTVALAVGVMPFVEVPQALRGLHPALVTHSSHHSDLDRFRDKDVTVIGGGQAALETAALLAEQGTRVRVLARAEQLRWNDVPPPWERPWYQSARSPHSGLGPGWRNWFYSERPNLFRRLPEPTRARIATTALGPAGAWWVRDRVEGVVELLPGHEVTAACAVPGGVRLDTASRAGALRSLETEHVIAATGFRARCDRLGLLSPELRGTLAALPDGSPEVGRSFESSYPGLFLAGLVTASGFGPAMRFVQGASFTASTLVRGVRRRLGALPVGGIVPAPVDSSRSESPSPVHG
- a CDS encoding chaplin; protein product: MRQTLSKGAFAAAAATGILSLYGSPALADSDASGVAKDSPGVLSGNSVQVPVDVPVNLCGNTVNVLAALNTAFGNSCINTSHKSKDHDAGADASAVVKGSPGVLSGNNVQVPLDVPVNACGNSVDGGALFNDALDNSCENDSYDGGYGDDDTPSTDEERTPPAKDGSVPHDSKAPRSTPRDGEDSSITVEAEKEDGTLPQLAETGSEALAAASAASAVLIAGGVMMYRRGRTTLSR
- a CDS encoding vWA domain-containing protein yields the protein MKRFRTRTALLALTAASGLLLTACGGSADTGADSKAADRHDPGGGRPAPAQGQDADERYDRREDPDHLSTFALDVDTASYDYARRALADGRLPDPSTVRPEEFVNSFRQDYERPDGDGFSVTVDGARTDDEDWSLVRVGLATRTTERAGERPPAALTFVIDVSGSMAEPGRLDLAQESLAVMTDRLRDDDSVALVTFSDEAETVLPMTRLDGNRDEVQDAISDLDTQDSTNLGAGVETGYETAVEGLREGATNRVVLVSDALANTGDTDADTILERIAGERREHGITLFGVGVGSDYGDALMENLADKGDGHTVYVSDSDEARKVFSEQLPRNVDLTARDAKAQVAFDPETVEEFHLVGYDNRRVADEDFRDDRVDGGEVGPGHTVTALYAVRTEPGAEGHLATATVRWLDPGTRDPHEETGDLEADALHDSLRAAPSRFQVTAVAAYFADALRSRDDRFDRLPGAPAGLSGLADHARALSDTTEDRAVRELAQAIERADRQRD
- a CDS encoding ABC transporter permease; protein product: MSTLAEPPVEVADGYRAGRTLPFRVELVRQLKRRRTMVMGGVLFALPIILLIAFQVGGDPGGNNNRVNLMDTATASGANFAAVNLFSAAGFLLVIPVALFCGDTVASEASWSSLRYLLAAPVPRARLLWSKLAVGLSLSLAAMVLLPIVALVVGTAAYGWGPLQLPTGGTLPTGTAAQRLLIVVVYIMVSQLVTAALAFWLSTRTDAPLGAVGGAVFLTIIGSVLDEVTALGDWRHFLPAHWQYAWLDAVRPQLEWSDMIQGTSISVTYALVLFALAFRGFARKDVVS
- a CDS encoding CocE/NonD family hydrolase gives rise to the protein MDLRLPGLNGLLRGPRRLLAAGAAVVVLAGAGTWTAVADDETPPVRRSDRVQDMGNGVRIDTSYFTSGGDRRRPAVLLGHGFGGSKNDVRQQAENLARDGYAVLTWSARGFGKSNGKIGLNDPEGEVADVSKLIDWLAKQPQVELDKKGDPRVGMAGGSYGGAIALLTAGHDPRVDAIAPSITYWNLADALFPNGVFKKLWAGIFVNSGGGCEKFEPALCRMYERVAESGTPDAQARKLLEERSPSAVGKNIKVPTLLMQGQSDSLFPLGQADQAAKAIRANGAPVDVDWIAGGHDGGDMEAGRVQGRVTSWFDRYLKDDKGADTGPAFRVTRTLGMGSGDGEPRLTGVTSDRYPGLESEQRSIALAGREQTFDNPPGASPPGVSALPGLGGAGGLSQLSTLGIGISLDFPGQFAAFESAPQREDLQITGSPTATVHVKSTSDDAVLFAKLYDVGPGGTQPVLPSQLVTPIRVEGAKVGKDVRITLPAIDHEIDDGHRLRLVLASTDLGYASPTAPATYTASLKGDLSVPSALGQRATRAGLPAWVWWLPLAGAGIALALIITGRRRTAAPAPPDPELAGVPLQITDLTKRYAKASDRYAVKDLSFRVDKGQVLGLLGPNGAGKTTTLRMLMGLIKPDDGEIRVFGHAIGPGAPVLSRVGAFVEGAGFLPHLSGRENLELYWRATGRPAEDAHLEEALEIAGLGDALARAVRTYSQGMRQRLAIAQAMLGLPDLLILDEPTNGLDPPQIREMREVMIRYAAAGRTVIVSSHLLAEVEQTCTHLVVMDHGRLVKAGPVEDIVGSGDTLLVGTATPVDEPVVEKVTALPGVVSAVRTDEGLLVQLDADGTPQRLVADLVRLDVAVASVGPHRRLEDAFLTLIGAEA